The Nicotiana tabacum cultivar K326 chromosome 14, ASM71507v2, whole genome shotgun sequence genome contains a region encoding:
- the LOC142169060 gene encoding uncharacterized protein LOC142169060 produces MEKVNEGKNKTESKFRGEQKGKEKHILENEVVTNPHFVPLPFPQKMKREKLDKQFSKFLVILKQLYINIPFTYALTQMPSYAKFLQEILSSKRKLEEVSVVKLTEKYSAILQNKLPQKTWKLELGEMKDAGVSLQLADQSTKRPKENIENILVRVNKFVFPLDFIVLEIEKNTEAPLILGRPFCATWRANIDVHRGQLMLRVDHERVIFDL; encoded by the exons atggaaaaggtaaatGAAGGTAAGAATAAAACAGAATCTAAGTTCCGAGGAGAACAAAAGGGTAAAGAAAAACATATACTAGAAAATGAAGTGGTAACAAATCCTCACTTTGTACCTCTCCCGTTTCCCCAAAAGatgaaaagagaaaagcttgACAAGCAGTTTTCAAAGTTTCTAGTTATTTTGAAGCAACTTTACATTAACATACCTTTTACATATGCTTTGACGCAAATGCCTTCATATGCTAAATTTCTTCaagaaattttgtcaagtaaaagaaaattggaagaagtttcagTGGTTAAGCTTACAGAAAAATATagtgctatacttcaaaataagctcCCACAGAAAACTTG GAAATTAGAACTTGGTGAAATGAAAGATGCTGGTGTGTCTCTTCAATTAGCTGATCAAAGTACTAAGAGACCAAAGGAAAATATTGAAAATATCCTTGTTAGAGTTAACAAATTTGTATTCCCATTAGATTTTATAGTGCttgaaatagaaaaaaatacTGAGGCACCATTAATTTTAGGTAGACCATTTTGCGCAACATGGAGAGCAAATATTGATGTTCATCGAGGACAATTAATGTTGCGAGTTGATCATGAAAGAGTAATTTTTGACCTgtag